In one Juglans regia cultivar Chandler chromosome 11, Walnut 2.0, whole genome shotgun sequence genomic region, the following are encoded:
- the LOC109005497 gene encoding disease resistance protein RPV1-like — MVPPSTQRASSSVAPSSSTSPRPRWIHDVFLNFHGKDTRKSFTDHLYTALETKGIIAFKDDEKLERGKYISQELLKAIRESMYAIPIISKNYASSRWCLTELAQIVECMRETGLTVLPVFYHVDPSEVRNQTGAFAEAFARHEEDPNIDMEKMQTWRVALKEVGNISGWHFHLRYESSIVQEITKRILQGFSHNFSTLFKDLVGIESRVEEMMNILGIGLEDVRFIGIHGMAGVGKTTLAEVIYDRISYQFEASCFIACIREETRNRGLVSLQKQLLSKIFMERDLNIWDDRQGLNMIRNRLCYKKVFLVLDDVDKEEHLTTLAGSHDWFGPGSRIILTSRDIHLLKRHGVNDIYKVNELNNDEALQLFSLAAFKKPHPEENYVDLCKGFVKYAQGLPLALKVFGSSLFGRGTNAWKGAWDQLKANPNKGILDILQVGFDGLEDLQKKLFLDIACFFNGEVLDNILMDILESFGYYPYLNIDILVEKCLITISSKRLRMHDLLQKMGQEIIYDESPEEPGRRSRLWHYKDVLHVLKNNTGTDVIEGIVLNLPNQNEEQFSARAFSKMKKLRILKIRNTSFVNMSFSNLCDKLLNQHWHNDDPLRFIPTHGLRVLEWFEYPSKSLSNSFEADKLIELRFPCSHIKQLWKGISSFGSLKRFDLSGSQNLLEIPDFTGVPSLETLDLEGCTSLSKVHKSIGVLKRLRRLNLHACKRLKSFPNEISLESLEHFYLSDCSRFEKFPNIVGNMTSLRLLYLDGTAIKELPPSFKSLCNLSILSLHNCRKLSIFPSVICSLSSLKILDVSDCVALGGIQDMNGEGFLEQLYKGGTAIKFTKFFAVPEFGSNDAFSTQEMFVTNDDSIGALYVGFDDKVYYIRSLNHEECNLQTKGYDVENNCFNPKVTYSSYLGAEIPEWFNMRSFGSHVTLQIHQNLDNNSKWEGYVHFTIYEVDEVENSDPRIFKGSHPDQGQFVEFVYHFETSEGPLKEPLVLRGPKDHPSAGPFGFGVYIPAKWFLEQSNNLDRWCYIGASVKTSSSNVKVKECGVRLLSQHPHFELHNTDIPYIGLKLEIRNHLCCCLEMCSHNVVPIRI; from the exons ATGGTTCCCCCAAGCACTCAAAGAGCCTCATCATCAGTAGCACCGTCTTCTTCCACTTCTCCAAGACCTCGATGGATACATGATGTTTTCCTCAATTTCCATGGCAAAGACACCCGCAAGAGTTTTACAGACCATTTATACACTGCTTTAGAAACGAAAGGCATTATCGCCTTTAAAGATGACGAGAAACTTGAGCGAGGAAAGTATATTTCTCAAGAGCTCTTGAAAGCAATACGTGAATCCATGTACGCCATCCCCATTATCTCAAAAAACTATGCTTCCTCAAGATGGTGCTTGACTGAACTTGCCCAGATTGTCGAATGCATGAGAGAGACGGGTTTGACAGTTTTGCCTGTTTTCTACCATGTTGATCCCTCTGAGGTACGAAACCAAACTGGGGCTTTTGCAGAAGCTTTTGCTAGGCATGAAGAAGACCCTAATATTGATATGGAGAAGATGCAAACGTGGAGAGTTGCTTTGAAAGAAGTGGGCAACATATCCGGATGGCATTTTCATCTTAg GTATGAATCTTCAATTGTCCAAGAAATCACTAAAAGGATACTTCAAGGATTTAGTCATAACTTTTCAACTCTTTTCAAGGACCTTGTTGGAATAGAATCCCGTGTGGAGGAAATGATGAACATACTTGGTATTGGATTGGAAGATGTTCGCTTTATAGGAATTCATGGTATGGCTGGAGTGGGTAAGACAACTTTGGCAGAAGTCATTTATGATAGAATATCTTACCAATTTGAAGCTAGCTGCTTTATTGCCTGTATTAGGGAAGAAACTAGAAATCGTGGTTTAgtttctttacaaaaacaacttctttCTAAGATCTTCATGGAAAGGGATTTGAATATATGGGACGATCGCCAGGGATTAAATATGATACGAAATAGACTATGTTATAAAAAAGTCTTTTTAGTCCTTGATGATGTGGACAAAGAAGAACATCTTACAACATTGGCAGGGAGCCATGATTGGTTTGGTCCTGGGAGTAGAATCATTTTAACGAGTAGAGATATCCATTTATTGAAAAGACATGGAGTGAATGATATCTATAAGgttaatgagttgaataatgaTGAAGCATTGCAGCTCTTTAGTTTGGCAGCTTTCAAGAAACCCCATCCTGAAGAAAATTATGTGGATTTATGCAAAGGCTTTGTGAAATATGCTCAAGGGCTTCCTTTAGCTCTCAAAGTTTTCGGGTCCTCCTTGTTTGGTAGAGGAACAAATGCATGGAAAGGTGCTTGGGATCAACTGAAAGCAAATCCTAATAAAGGAATTTTAGATATACTTCAAGTAGGTTTTGATGGATTGGAGGATTTGCAAAAGAAACTGTTTTTAGATATTGCTTGTTTTTTCAATGGAGAGGTCTTAGATAACATTTTAATGGACATATTAGAAAGTTTTGGTTACTACCCATACCTCAATATTGATATTCTCGTGGAGAAATGTCTTATAACCATCTCATCTAAAAGGTTGAGGATGCATGATTTGCTACAAAAAATGGGTCAAGAAATCATTTATGATGAATCCCCCGAAGAGCCTGGCCGGCGTAGTAGATTGTGGCATTATAAGGATGTCCTTCATGTGTTGAAGAATAATACT GGAACTGACGTGATTGAAGGCATAGTGCTAAATTTACCTAATCAAAATGAGGAACAATTCAGTGCTAGAGCCTTctcaaagatgaagaaattgagAATTCTTAAAATTCGCAACACAAGTTTTGTCAACATGAGTTTTTCTAATCTCTGTGATAAGTTATTGAATCAGCATTGGCACAACGACGACCCTTTAAGATTCATTCCAACACATGGGTTACGGGTGCTAGAATGGTTTGAATATCCTTCAAAATCCTTGTCAAATAGCTTTGAAGCAGACAAGCTTATTGAACTTAGATTTCCATGCAGTCACATCAAGCAACTGTGGAAGGGAATTAGT AGTTTTGGGAGTTTGAAACGCTTTGATCTTAGCGGCTCTCAAAACTTGCTGGAGATACCAGACTTCACTGGAGTCCCAAGTCTTGAGACACTAGACCTTGAAGGTTGTACAAGTTTATCTAAGGTCCACAAATCTATTGGTGTTCTCAAACGGCTTAGACGATTGAATCTACATGCTTGCAAACGCCTTAAAAGCTTTCCTAATGAGATTAGCTTGGAGTCTCTTgaacatttttatctttctgATTGTTCAAGATTTGAGAAGTTCCCAAACATTGTGGGAAACATGACTTCATTGCGGTTACTTTATTTGGATGGTACTGCCATAAAGGAACTACCCCCATCATTTAAGAGTTTATGCAACCTTTCCATATTGTCTTTGCATAACTGTAGAAAGCTCTCAATTTTTCCGAGTGTTATTTGTAGTTTGTCATCACTTAAAATTCTGGATGTATCTGATTGCGTAGCACTTGGTGGAATTCAAGACATGAATGGTGAGGGGTTTCTGGAACAATTGTATAAAGGTGGAACTGCTATCAAATTCACTAAGTTTTTCGCAGTGCCAGAGTTTGGCTCAAATGACGCTTTCTCTACGCAAGAAATGTTTGTGACCAATGATGACTCTATTGGGGCCTTGTATGTTGGTTTTGATGACAAAGTCTATTACATTAGAAGCTTGAATCATGAAGAATGTAATTTGCAGACAAAAGGCTATGACGTT gaaaataattgttttaatcCCAAGGTAACGTATAGCTCTTACTTGGGAGCTGAAATTCCAGAGTGGTTCAACATGAGAAGTTTTGGTTctcatgtaacacttcaaatccatcaaaacTTAGATAATAATAGTAAGTGGGAGGGATATgttcattttactatttatgAAGTTGATGAGGTAGAGAATTCAGATCCAAGGATTTTCAAGGGCAGTCATCCTGATCAAGGCCAGTTTGTTGAGTTTGTTTATCATTTTGAGACTAGCGAAGGTCCTCTAAAAGAACCCTTAGTCCTTCGTGGCCCCAAAGATCACCCTTCTGCAGGTCCATTTGGGTTTGGGGTGTATATACCGGCCAAGTGGTTTTTGGAGCAGTCAAATAATTTGGATAGATGGTGCTACATTGGAGCATCAGTTAAAACAAGTAGCTCAAATGTGAAGGTGAAAGAGTGTGGTGTGCGCCTTCTATCACAACATCCTCATTTTGAATTACATAATACCGATATTCCTTATATtggtttaaaattagaaattaggAATCATCTTTGTTGTTGTTTGGAAATGTGTAGTCATAATGTTGTACCTATTCGTATCTAA